The proteins below come from a single Necator americanus strain Aroian chromosome V, whole genome shotgun sequence genomic window:
- a CDS encoding hypothetical protein (NECATOR_CHRV.G19191.T1) translates to MKRRKSYTAAFKLDAVNYRDLHGTLAAASHFEVTEAMIRKWVVDRQNLQEMPATKRARRYKKPKKLKMPSTTGLSKNEKKIELSR, encoded by the coding sequence ATGAAACGTCGTAAATCGTATACAGCAGCTTTCAAGCTAGACGCCGTCAATTATCGTGATTTGCATGGAACCTTGGCAGCGGCTAGTCATTTTGAAGTCACTGAAGCAATGATAAGAAAGTGGGTTGTTGATCGACAAAATCTTCAAGAGATGCCAGCAACGAAGAGAGCCCGACGATACAAAAAACcgaagaagttgaagatgcCATCTACAACTGGATTgtcaaaaaacgagaagaaaatagagctgtcacggtga
- a CDS encoding hypothetical protein (NECATOR_CHRV.G19192.T2), with protein MNCQDQAELEKLLPPDDPLKRVPSNRFQVFKTEPPDDSELEIQIKPKSASEPPPPKNVIERKSSSTGRFMVMTDNSNLNCVAENETSNIRHGEEDYRTREDGAPSCEPVIPSRSKGVHFSVGDKNHEEDRKREQAETNTTINLKSWRNMKTLEHPPIMDFYRNSVDIADGGGAVRPSMLQLIHGDRSIPEEIEIEGFKKQNDELVEGQIEKRPSKSHMEKFSPPPMQARVKFGWIQGVFVRCLLNIFGVMLYLRISWVAGQAGIGLGSMIVLLASFVTSITAISTCAICTNGDVKGGGAYFLISRSLGPEFGGSIGLIFSVANAVGAAMYIVGFAETVRDLLREAGLRIIDADMWDVRIVGFATCVVLMAVVFIGTEFESKMQIGLLMILVASIIDYMIGSVFPPNETMIVRGATGYSLNTLLDNLLPAFRGEDFFSVFAVYFPAATGIMAGANISGDLADPQRAIPIGTLLAIGVTTVIYLATVWMTGSTCVRKPICKLSWIKQRKTDDQDDLEFILMTLNAKGVTALERLTAAQYPLASKRRATTTEATERKRGATFGQTLS; from the exons ATGAACTGTCAAGACCAAGCTGAACTTGAAAAACTGCTGCCACCAGATGATCCACTGAAACGAGTGCCTTCAAACCGATTTCAG GTTTTCAAAACTGAACCTCCTGATGATTCGGAActtgaaattcaaataaaaccgaAGAGTGCAAGCGAGCCACCTCCTCCTAAGAATGTGATTGAGCGGAAATCAAGTTCTACAGGAAGGTTTATG GTAATGACAGACAACTCCAACCTTAACTGTGTGGCGGAAAATGAAACGTCCAACATTCGACATGGTGAAGAAGATTACAGAACTAGAGAAGATGGAGCTCCTTCATGTGAACCAGTGATCCCTTCTCGATCAAAAGGG GTGCACTTTTCTGTTGGAGATAAGAATCACGAAGAAGACCGAAAACGAGAGCAGGCAGAAACGAACACAACTATCAACTTGAAGAGTTGGCG CAACATGAAGACGCTCGAGCATCCACCCATCATGGATTTCTATCGTAATTCGGTGGACATCGCCGACGGAGGCGGCGCAGTTCGACCGTCTATGCTTCAGCTTATTCATGGCGATAGATCTATACCTGAGGAAATTGAAATCGAAGGATTCAAG AAACAAAATGATGAATTAGTGGAAGGGCAGATTGAGAAGAGACCGTCAAAATCACACATGGAGAAGTTCTCTCCACCACCAATGCAG GCACGAGTGAAATTTGGATGGATACAGGGCGTTTTTGTGCGATGTCTGTTGAATATATTTGGTGTAATGTTATACTTGCGTATCAGTTGGGTGGCTGGTCAAGCTGGAATCG GCCTTGGCTCTATGATCGTGCTTCTGGCTTCATTCGTTACTTCCATTACTGCCATTTCTACATGTGCAATTTGCACAAACGGCGACGTTAAAGGAGGTGGTGCTTACTTCCTG ATTTCGCGTTCGCTTGGTCCGGAATTTGGAGGTTCAATTggattgattttttctgtagCAAACGCAGTAGGGGCAGCCATGTACATAGTCGGATTTGCTGAAACCGTGCGGGATCTGCTGAGAGAGGCAGGCCTACGTATAATAGACGCAGACATGTGGGATGTCAGAATTGTAGGGTTCG CTACTTGTGTTGTTTTAATGGCCGTAGTTTTCATTGGAACCGAATTCGAGTCGAAAATGCAGATAGGCTTACTGATGATTCTGGTGGCCTCAATCATCGACTATATGATCGGCTCCGTATTTCCACCTAATGAAACCATGATAGTGCGAGGTGCCACGGGATATAGTT TGAATACTTTACTCGATAACTTATTGCCAGCTTTCCGTGGTGAGGACTTTTTCTCAGTCTTTGCTGTTTATTTCCCTGCTGCTACTGGCATTATGGCTGGCGCGAACATCAGTGGCGACCTCGCCGATCCACAG CGTGCTATACCAATTGGAACGCTTCTAGCTATTGGTGTTACTACTGTAATCTATTTGGCAACTGTTTGGATGACGGGCAGCACATGTGTGAG GAAACCTATTTGCAAGCTTTCATGGATCAAACAGCGCAAAACCGACGACCAGGACGACCTCGAATTTATATTAATGACGCTGAACGCCAAAGGAGTCACCGCCTTAGAGAGACTTACAGCAGCGCAGTATCCGTTGGCAAGCAAACGCAGAGCAACAACGACGGAGGCGACAGAACGAAAACGAGGAGCAACGTTTGGTCAGACGCTCAGCTAA
- a CDS encoding hypothetical protein (NECATOR_CHRV.G19192.T1): MNCQDQAELEKLLPPDDPLKRVPSNRFQVRFYGRVQTTESTIQFREWLRSKRRGGDSVATKSVFLRNVVFAVSTMVPSSDIGRLLPASTVEDLLVSLMDSRRDTRFKVFKTEPPDDSELEIQIKPKSASEPPPPKNVIERKSSSTGRFMVMTDNSNLNCVAENETSNIRHGEEDYRTREDGAPSCEPVIPSRSKGVHFSVGDKNHEEDRKREQAETNTTINLKSWRNMKTLEHPPIMDFYRNSVDIADGGGAVRPSMLQLIHGDRSIPEEIEIEGFKKQNDELVEGQIEKRPSKSHMEKFSPPPMQARVKFGWIQGVFVRCLLNIFGVMLYLRISWVAGQAGIGLGSMIVLLASFVTSITAISTCAICTNGDVKGGGAYFLISRSLGPEFGGSIGLIFSVANAVGAAMYIVGFAETVRDLLREAGLRIIDADMWDVRIVGFATCVVLMAVVFIGTEFESKMQIGLLMILVASIIDYMIGSVFPPNETMIVRGATGYSLNTLLDNLLPAFRGEDFFSVFAVYFPAATGIMAGANISGDLADPQRAIPIGTLLAIGVTTVIYLATVWMTGSTCVRKPICKLSWIKQRKTDDQDDLEFILMTLNAKGVTALERLTAAQYPLASKRRATTTEATERKRGATFGQTLS, encoded by the exons ATGAACTGTCAAGACCAAGCTGAACTTGAAAAACTGCTGCCACCAGATGATCCACTGAAACGAGTGCCTTCAAACCGATTTCAG GTACGGTTCTATGGTCGAGTCCAAACGACAGAAAGCACCATCCAGTTCCGTGaatggctgcgctcgaagcggcgcggtggagacagcg TTGCAACAAAGTCCGTTTTCCTTCGCAACGTCGTCTTCGCTGTATCCACTATGGTCCCATCGAGCGATATAGGCAGACTACTTCCTGCCTCTACTGTGGAG GACCTTCTTGTCTCCCTCATGGATTCGCGAAGAGACACCCGCTTCAAg GTTTTCAAAACTGAACCTCCTGATGATTCGGAActtgaaattcaaataaaaccgaAGAGTGCAAGCGAGCCACCTCCTCCTAAGAATGTGATTGAGCGGAAATCAAGTTCTACAGGAAGGTTTATG GTAATGACAGACAACTCCAACCTTAACTGTGTGGCGGAAAATGAAACGTCCAACATTCGACATGGTGAAGAAGATTACAGAACTAGAGAAGATGGAGCTCCTTCATGTGAACCAGTGATCCCTTCTCGATCAAAAGGG GTGCACTTTTCTGTTGGAGATAAGAATCACGAAGAAGACCGAAAACGAGAGCAGGCAGAAACGAACACAACTATCAACTTGAAGAGTTGGCG CAACATGAAGACGCTCGAGCATCCACCCATCATGGATTTCTATCGTAATTCGGTGGACATCGCCGACGGAGGCGGCGCAGTTCGACCGTCTATGCTTCAGCTTATTCATGGCGATAGATCTATACCTGAGGAAATTGAAATCGAAGGATTCAAG AAACAAAATGATGAATTAGTGGAAGGGCAGATTGAGAAGAGACCGTCAAAATCACACATGGAGAAGTTCTCTCCACCACCAATGCAG GCACGAGTGAAATTTGGATGGATACAGGGCGTTTTTGTGCGATGTCTGTTGAATATATTTGGTGTAATGTTATACTTGCGTATCAGTTGGGTGGCTGGTCAAGCTGGAATCG GCCTTGGCTCTATGATCGTGCTTCTGGCTTCATTCGTTACTTCCATTACTGCCATTTCTACATGTGCAATTTGCACAAACGGCGACGTTAAAGGAGGTGGTGCTTACTTCCTG ATTTCGCGTTCGCTTGGTCCGGAATTTGGAGGTTCAATTggattgattttttctgtagCAAACGCAGTAGGGGCAGCCATGTACATAGTCGGATTTGCTGAAACCGTGCGGGATCTGCTGAGAGAGGCAGGCCTACGTATAATAGACGCAGACATGTGGGATGTCAGAATTGTAGGGTTCG CTACTTGTGTTGTTTTAATGGCCGTAGTTTTCATTGGAACCGAATTCGAGTCGAAAATGCAGATAGGCTTACTGATGATTCTGGTGGCCTCAATCATCGACTATATGATCGGCTCCGTATTTCCACCTAATGAAACCATGATAGTGCGAGGTGCCACGGGATATAGTT TGAATACTTTACTCGATAACTTATTGCCAGCTTTCCGTGGTGAGGACTTTTTCTCAGTCTTTGCTGTTTATTTCCCTGCTGCTACTGGCATTATGGCTGGCGCGAACATCAGTGGCGACCTCGCCGATCCACAG CGTGCTATACCAATTGGAACGCTTCTAGCTATTGGTGTTACTACTGTAATCTATTTGGCAACTGTTTGGATGACGGGCAGCACATGTGTGAG GAAACCTATTTGCAAGCTTTCATGGATCAAACAGCGCAAAACCGACGACCAGGACGACCTCGAATTTATATTAATGACGCTGAACGCCAAAGGAGTCACCGCCTTAGAGAGACTTACAGCAGCGCAGTATCCGTTGGCAAGCAAACGCAGAGCAACAACGACGGAGGCGACAGAACGAAAACGAGGAGCAACGTTTGGTCAGACGCTCAGCTAA
- a CDS encoding hypothetical protein (NECATOR_CHRV.G19192.T3), whose amino-acid sequence MDSRRDTRFKVFKTEPPDDSELEIQIKPKSASEPPPPKNVIERKSSSTGRFMVMTDNSNLNCVAENETSNIRHGEEDYRTREDGAPSCEPVIPSRSKGVHFSVGDKNHEEDRKREQAETNTTINLKSWRNMKTLEHPPIMDFYRNSVDIADGGGAVRPSMLQLIHGDRSIPEEIEIEGFKKQNDELVEGQIEKRPSKSHMEKFSPPPMQARVKFGWIQGVFVRCLLNIFGVMLYLRISWVAGQAGIGLGSMIVLLASFVTSITAISTCAICTNGDVKGGGAYFLISRSLGPEFGGSIGLIFSVANAVGAAMYIVGFAETVRDLLREAGLRIIDADMWDVRIVGFATCVVLMAVVFIGTEFESKMQIGLLMILVASIIDYMIGSVFPPNETMIVRGATGYSLNTLLDNLLPAFRGEDFFSVFAVYFPAATGIMAGANISGDLADPQRAIPIGTLLAIGVTTVIYLATVWMTGSTCVRKPICKLSWIKQRKTDDQDDLEFILMTLNAKGVTALERLTAAQYPLASKRRATTTEATERKRGATFGQTLS is encoded by the exons ATGGATTCGCGAAGAGACACCCGCTTCAAg GTTTTCAAAACTGAACCTCCTGATGATTCGGAActtgaaattcaaataaaaccgaAGAGTGCAAGCGAGCCACCTCCTCCTAAGAATGTGATTGAGCGGAAATCAAGTTCTACAGGAAGGTTTATG GTAATGACAGACAACTCCAACCTTAACTGTGTGGCGGAAAATGAAACGTCCAACATTCGACATGGTGAAGAAGATTACAGAACTAGAGAAGATGGAGCTCCTTCATGTGAACCAGTGATCCCTTCTCGATCAAAAGGG GTGCACTTTTCTGTTGGAGATAAGAATCACGAAGAAGACCGAAAACGAGAGCAGGCAGAAACGAACACAACTATCAACTTGAAGAGTTGGCG CAACATGAAGACGCTCGAGCATCCACCCATCATGGATTTCTATCGTAATTCGGTGGACATCGCCGACGGAGGCGGCGCAGTTCGACCGTCTATGCTTCAGCTTATTCATGGCGATAGATCTATACCTGAGGAAATTGAAATCGAAGGATTCAAG AAACAAAATGATGAATTAGTGGAAGGGCAGATTGAGAAGAGACCGTCAAAATCACACATGGAGAAGTTCTCTCCACCACCAATGCAG GCACGAGTGAAATTTGGATGGATACAGGGCGTTTTTGTGCGATGTCTGTTGAATATATTTGGTGTAATGTTATACTTGCGTATCAGTTGGGTGGCTGGTCAAGCTGGAATCG GCCTTGGCTCTATGATCGTGCTTCTGGCTTCATTCGTTACTTCCATTACTGCCATTTCTACATGTGCAATTTGCACAAACGGCGACGTTAAAGGAGGTGGTGCTTACTTCCTG ATTTCGCGTTCGCTTGGTCCGGAATTTGGAGGTTCAATTggattgattttttctgtagCAAACGCAGTAGGGGCAGCCATGTACATAGTCGGATTTGCTGAAACCGTGCGGGATCTGCTGAGAGAGGCAGGCCTACGTATAATAGACGCAGACATGTGGGATGTCAGAATTGTAGGGTTCG CTACTTGTGTTGTTTTAATGGCCGTAGTTTTCATTGGAACCGAATTCGAGTCGAAAATGCAGATAGGCTTACTGATGATTCTGGTGGCCTCAATCATCGACTATATGATCGGCTCCGTATTTCCACCTAATGAAACCATGATAGTGCGAGGTGCCACGGGATATAGTT TGAATACTTTACTCGATAACTTATTGCCAGCTTTCCGTGGTGAGGACTTTTTCTCAGTCTTTGCTGTTTATTTCCCTGCTGCTACTGGCATTATGGCTGGCGCGAACATCAGTGGCGACCTCGCCGATCCACAG CGTGCTATACCAATTGGAACGCTTCTAGCTATTGGTGTTACTACTGTAATCTATTTGGCAACTGTTTGGATGACGGGCAGCACATGTGTGAG GAAACCTATTTGCAAGCTTTCATGGATCAAACAGCGCAAAACCGACGACCAGGACGACCTCGAATTTATATTAATGACGCTGAACGCCAAAGGAGTCACCGCCTTAGAGAGACTTACAGCAGCGCAGTATCCGTTGGCAAGCAAACGCAGAGCAACAACGACGGAGGCGACAGAACGAAAACGAGGAGCAACGTTTGGTCAGACGCTCAGCTAA
- a CDS encoding hypothetical protein (NECATOR_CHRV.G19193.T1) — protein sequence MANADRQQRRRQSENDGQRSARLLENSQRQQRRRQSENDEQRFARLLEDSNATRGYDKMRTMSSDLPDCCQMLNVNKGGAKMRVLSNVQQDALQTLSANDCNDRMNQKNSALNAYATTPKDIFAVMPLLK from the coding sequence ATGGCAAATGCAGACCGCCAGCAAAGAAGACGCCAAAGTGAGAACGATGGCCAGCGGTCTGCAAGACTACTGGAGAACTCACAACGCCAGCAAAGGAGACGCCAAAGTGAGAACGATGAACAGCGGTTTGCAAGACTACTGGAGGACTCCAACGCCACCAGAGGCTACGACAAAATGAGAACGATGAGCAGCGATCTGCCAGACTGCTGTCAAATGCTCAACGTGAACAAAGGCGGCGCGAAAATGAGAGTTCTGAGCAACGTTCAGCAAGACGCCCTGCAAACGCTGAGCGCCAACGATTGCAACGACAGAATGAACCAGAAGAACAGCGCGCTGAACGCTTACGCAACGACTCCGAAAGACATATTCGCCGTAATGCCGCTCCTGAAATGA